In Arachis hypogaea cultivar Tifrunner chromosome 17, arahy.Tifrunner.gnm2.J5K5, whole genome shotgun sequence, a single window of DNA contains:
- the LOC112766987 gene encoding pre-mRNA splicing factor SR-like 1 isoform X2 produces the protein MEIQTCGKPIDSLLEKVLCMNILSSDYFKELYRLKTYHEVIDEIYNQVDHVEPWMTGNCRGPSTAFCLLYKFFTMKLTVKQMHGLLKHPDSPYIRAIGFLYLRYVADPKILWSWYEPYVKDDEEFSPGSNGRMTTMGVYVRDLLLGQSSPTRFKMHHKIANPDVFHIIS, from the exons ATGGAGATACAGACTTGTGGCAAGCCCATTGATTCCTTGCTGGAGAAGGTGCTTTGCATGAACATTCTGTCATCTGATTACTTCAAGGAGCTATATCGGTTAAAGACATACCATGAAGTTATTGATGAGATTTACAACCAAGTTGATCACGTAGAGCCATGGATGACAGGAAATTGTCGTGGCCCTTCAACTGCTTTTTGCCTTCTATACAAGTTCTTCACCATGAAGCTGACTGTCAAACAAATGCACGGGCTACTAAAACACCCGGATTCACCTTACATTAGAGCG ATTGGATTTCTGTATCTGAGATATGTCGCTGATCCGAAAATTCTGTGGAGCTGGTATGAGCCTTATGTTAAAGATGATGAG GAATTTTCTCCTGGATCCAATGGTCGAATGACTACCATGGGTGTATATGTTCGTGATCTGCTTCTTGGACAG AGCTCTCCTACCAGATTCAAGATGCATCACAAGATTGCAAATCCAGATGTGTTCCACATCATCTCATAA
- the LOC112762912 gene encoding uncharacterized protein, whose product MGVPPFMRELDLDAMHAPKFPKYANIGIADPEDGEFRIGMEYSSRKSVIVAIRSFTISRGVDYDVCESEPQTFYAKCKMYGRGCDWLIRASLIQKKGCWEIRRYNGRHTCTIRMISQDHSKLDSDTVAEAIRPLVETDPSIKVKSIIAEVQSRFNYTISYRKAWLAKHKSVAKVFGGWEDSYQALPWWLSVMVQKIPGSVVQIETRPLYNGNEEAQSVKILHCVFWSFNPCIRKFRHCKPLVQVNGTHLYEKYKGTLLVAVAQDRNQNIVPIAFALVEDETADVWHFFLRNLRTYVVRKDSVGMISDRHESIRAAVNRSSGDWQPPRAWWMFCIRHIGSNFLRAFKVPHLQKLVVNIGYSRTVEEYNINYKRLEERGEAYARWCDAIGLRH is encoded by the exons ATGGGCGTTCCACCTTTTATGCGTGAGTTGGATCTCGACGCCATGCATGCCCCCAAGTTTCCGAAATATGCAAACATAG GAATTGCTGATCCTGAGGACGGAGAGTTCCGGATTGGAATGGAGTACAGTTCTAGAAAGTCGGTCATCGTAGCAATTAGAAGTTTCACTATATCTAGAGGAGTTGACTATGATGTGTGTGAGTCTGAGCCACagacgttctatgcaaaatgcaagatgtACGGGCGTGGATGTGACTGGCTTATCCGAGCCAGCTTGATACagaaaaaaggttgttgggaGATACGCAGATACAACGGTAGGCACACGTGCACGATCAGAATGATTTCACAAGATCATTCCAAGTTAGACTCGGATACAGTTGCTGAGGCTATAAGGCCATTGGTCGAGACGGACCCGTCCATCAAGGTAAAATCTATAATTGCGGAAGTTCAGTCAAGGTTCAACTATACCATCAGTTAccgaaaggcttggttggcaaagcataAGTCCGTTGCCAAAGTTTTCGGTGGTTGGGAGGATTCTTAccaagccttgccatggtggctcTCGGTCATGGTGCAGAAGATTCCTGGTTCAGTTGTCCAAATAGAAACACGTCCACTGTACAATGGGAATGAGGAGGCACAAAGTGTAAAAATACTTCATTGTGTATTttggagtttcaatccatgcatTAGGAAATTCAGGCATTGCAAGCCCCTGGTTCAAGTTAACGGCACACACCTATACGAAAAATACAAAGGTACACTTCTAGTCGCTGTTGCACAAGATAGGAACCAGAACATTGTGCCTATCGCCTTTGCCTTGGTGGAAGATGAGACAGCTGATGTGTGGCACTTCTTTCTCAGGAATCTGCGAACGTATGTTGTTAGAAAAGACAGTGTGGGTATGATCTCAGACCGGCATGAGTCAATACGGGCAGCAGTTAATCGTTCCAGTGGTGACTGGCAACCTCCAAGAGCATGGTGGATGTTTTGTATAAGACACATCGGTAGTAACTTCTTAAGGGCATTCAAAGTCCCTCACTTGCAGAAGCTTGTTGTCAATATAGGGTATTCAAGAACAGTGGAAGAGTACAATATCAACTATAAGAGGTTGGAAGAGCGAGGCGAGGCATATGCCAGGTGGTGCGATGCCATCGGACTCAGACATTAG
- the LOC114925628 gene encoding uncharacterized protein: MTTNLVECINSVLKGVRNLPVLALRIEASMQQAGNIVVHRFDRRNEVFEVHEMTIRKVLVVDLARRTYDCGHFQVERIPCRYVIACCANQRLDWQLYVHDVYKMTEVRKVYRFEFTPLGNPKTWPAYEGPTLVANPALRRTSKGKPKLTRYLNKMDSRDMRGPRICHLCGTQGHSRSRCPQRAGPSGVGS; encoded by the exons ATGACAACGAACCTTGTCGAGTGCATTAACTCAGTGTTGAAGGGTGTCCGTAATCTACCTGTGTTGGCGCTG CGGATAGAAGCAAGTATGCAACAGGCTGGGAATATAGTTGTGCACCGCTTTGATAGACGAAATGAGGTGTTTGAGGTGCATGAAATGACTATTAGAAAGGTGTTAGTTGTTGATCTTGCGCGACGGACGTATGACTGTGGACACTTTCAGGTTGAACGAATACCATGTCGCTATGTTATTGCTTGCTGTGCTAACCAACGTCTCGATTGGCAGTTGTATGTGCATGATGTGTACAAGATGACAGAAGTTCGTAAGGTATATAGATTTGAGTTCACACCATTAGGAAATCCCAAGACATGGCCTGCTTATGAGGGACCCACATTGGTCGCTAATCCCGCCCTGAGGCGAACGTCTAAAGGCAAGCCCAAACTGACCCGATACTTGAATAAAATGGACTCACGTGACATGCGTGGTCCTCGGATATGCCATCTCTGTGGTACTCAGGGTCATAGTCGGAGTAGGTGTCCGCAGCGTGCTGGACCGAGTGGTGTTGGTTCATAG